One window of Quercus robur chromosome 12, dhQueRobu3.1, whole genome shotgun sequence genomic DNA carries:
- the LOC126708932 gene encoding uncharacterized protein LOC126708932 isoform X1 — protein sequence MDPIIQQWCESACVLEFEAINYSCKNYDCIAENALPMVVLLKFCELFCTTQLKTLQILNPFTSLSRFCHFESKPGFNSWDPSLPLRPKITKNNVAIFWDLDNKPPNSFPPYNTAVKLKAAMASFGVVRYMVAYANHHAFTHVPQVVREQRKERKILNQLENRGVIKTVEPYLCRVCGRNFYSNEKFVNHFKQIHEREQIKRLNQIESARGKMRVKLVAKYSMKMEKYKNAVRDVLTPKVGYGLADELKRAGFWVRTVSNKPQAADVALKNHMVDMMDRRRVECMVLVSDDSDFVDVLKEAKLRCLKTVVVGDMNDGTLKRVADAGFSWSEILMGKAKKEAESVVGKWKDRDILKRLEWTYNPEVEKKVNDLEDEVVEETQNVDFEGNVSGLVDDNIKEDGKSWWELDSDGDVSSQSLKRLDWT from the exons ATGG ATCCTATAATTCAGCAGTGGTGTGAATCAGCTTGTGTGTTGGAGTTTGAGGCTATAAACTACTCTTGTAAAA atTATGATTGCATTGCGGAGAACGCTCTACCTATGGTTGTGTTACTTAAATTCTGTGAACTTTTCTGCACAACTCAACTCAAAACGTTACAAATCCTTAACCCTTTTACGTCGTTGAGTAGATTTTGTCACTTTGAATCAAAACCGGGCTTCAATTCTTGGGACCCATCCTTGCCCTTGAgaccaaaaattaccaaaaacaaTGTTGCAATTTTCTGGGATTTGGACAATAAACCTCCGAACTCGTTCCCACCATACAACACTGCTGTCAAGCTAAAGGCAGCAATGGCATCTTTTGGGGTTGTTAGATACATGGTGGCATATGCGAATCATCACGCGTTTACCCATGTTCCACAAGTTGTTAGGGagcaaagaaaagagaggaaaatattGAATCAGTTGGAGAATAGGGGTGTGATTAAGACAGTTGAGCCGTATCTCTGTCGGGTTTGTGGGAggaatttttattcaaatgagAAGTTTGTAAATCATTTTAAGCAAATTCATGAGCGTGAGCAGATAAAAAGATTGAATCAGATAGAGTCAGCTAGGGGGAAGATGAGGGTGAAGTTAGTAGCTAAGTATTCCATGAAGATGGAGAAGTATAAGAATGCTGTGAGGGATGTTTTGACTCCGAAGGTGGGGTATGGTTTGGCAGATGAGTTAAAGCGGGCGGGGTTTTGGGTACGTACTGTGTCAAATAAGCCACAAGCTGCAGATGTTGCTTTGAAGAATCATATGGTGGATATGATGGATAGGAGGAGAGTTGAGTGTATGGTGCTTGTGTCAGATGATTCGGATTTTGTGGATGTTTTGAAGGAGGCGAAGTTGCGATGTTTGAAGACGGTTGTTGTGGGGGATATGAATGATGGGACTTTGAAGAGGGTTGCGGATGCAGGGTTTTCTTGGAGTGAAATTTTGATGGGGAAGGCTAAGAAGGAGGCAGAATCAGTCGTTGGGAAATGGAAGGACCGTGACATTTTGAAGAGATTGGAGTGGACATATAACCCTGAGGTGGAGAAAAAGGTAAATGATCTTGAGGATGAGGTTGTTGAGGAGACCCAAAATGTGGATTTTGAAGGAAATGTTAGTGGGCTAGTTGATGATAATATAAAAGAGGATGGCAAGTCTTGGTGGGAGCTGGATTCTGATGGTGATGTTTCTTCACAATCATTGAAAAGATTGGATTGGACATAA
- the LOC126708932 gene encoding uncharacterized protein LOC126708932 isoform X2 — MVVLLKFCELFCTTQLKTLQILNPFTSLSRFCHFESKPGFNSWDPSLPLRPKITKNNVAIFWDLDNKPPNSFPPYNTAVKLKAAMASFGVVRYMVAYANHHAFTHVPQVVREQRKERKILNQLENRGVIKTVEPYLCRVCGRNFYSNEKFVNHFKQIHEREQIKRLNQIESARGKMRVKLVAKYSMKMEKYKNAVRDVLTPKVGYGLADELKRAGFWVRTVSNKPQAADVALKNHMVDMMDRRRVECMVLVSDDSDFVDVLKEAKLRCLKTVVVGDMNDGTLKRVADAGFSWSEILMGKAKKEAESVVGKWKDRDILKRLEWTYNPEVEKKVNDLEDEVVEETQNVDFEGNVSGLVDDNIKEDGKSWWELDSDGDVSSQSLKRLDWT, encoded by the coding sequence ATGGTTGTGTTACTTAAATTCTGTGAACTTTTCTGCACAACTCAACTCAAAACGTTACAAATCCTTAACCCTTTTACGTCGTTGAGTAGATTTTGTCACTTTGAATCAAAACCGGGCTTCAATTCTTGGGACCCATCCTTGCCCTTGAgaccaaaaattaccaaaaacaaTGTTGCAATTTTCTGGGATTTGGACAATAAACCTCCGAACTCGTTCCCACCATACAACACTGCTGTCAAGCTAAAGGCAGCAATGGCATCTTTTGGGGTTGTTAGATACATGGTGGCATATGCGAATCATCACGCGTTTACCCATGTTCCACAAGTTGTTAGGGagcaaagaaaagagaggaaaatattGAATCAGTTGGAGAATAGGGGTGTGATTAAGACAGTTGAGCCGTATCTCTGTCGGGTTTGTGGGAggaatttttattcaaatgagAAGTTTGTAAATCATTTTAAGCAAATTCATGAGCGTGAGCAGATAAAAAGATTGAATCAGATAGAGTCAGCTAGGGGGAAGATGAGGGTGAAGTTAGTAGCTAAGTATTCCATGAAGATGGAGAAGTATAAGAATGCTGTGAGGGATGTTTTGACTCCGAAGGTGGGGTATGGTTTGGCAGATGAGTTAAAGCGGGCGGGGTTTTGGGTACGTACTGTGTCAAATAAGCCACAAGCTGCAGATGTTGCTTTGAAGAATCATATGGTGGATATGATGGATAGGAGGAGAGTTGAGTGTATGGTGCTTGTGTCAGATGATTCGGATTTTGTGGATGTTTTGAAGGAGGCGAAGTTGCGATGTTTGAAGACGGTTGTTGTGGGGGATATGAATGATGGGACTTTGAAGAGGGTTGCGGATGCAGGGTTTTCTTGGAGTGAAATTTTGATGGGGAAGGCTAAGAAGGAGGCAGAATCAGTCGTTGGGAAATGGAAGGACCGTGACATTTTGAAGAGATTGGAGTGGACATATAACCCTGAGGTGGAGAAAAAGGTAAATGATCTTGAGGATGAGGTTGTTGAGGAGACCCAAAATGTGGATTTTGAAGGAAATGTTAGTGGGCTAGTTGATGATAATATAAAAGAGGATGGCAAGTCTTGGTGGGAGCTGGATTCTGATGGTGATGTTTCTTCACAATCATTGAAAAGATTGGATTGGACATAA